The following proteins are encoded in a genomic region of Sorangiineae bacterium MSr12523:
- a CDS encoding methyltransferase domain-containing protein, producing the protein MTSVISNESIPMNGAGRHHAHELAQDLETKSYYDEFSQAYERHRLPNDPVGYHALIDDLEVRLVERYGKGQSILECGCGTGLLLSRFAGFASTVSGIDLSPGMLSRARDRGLTVEEGSVTKLPFEDASFDVTCAFKVLAHVPDIGRALSEMVRVTRPGGVVLAEFYNPISFRGLVKRFGPAGKISRQTKEDAVYTRFDPPWVISKIIPANARFERAYGIRIVTPAAVALKIPGVGSLLRRAEEKLADTSLAYFGGFYVAVLRRNSIA; encoded by the coding sequence GTGACCAGCGTGATTTCCAACGAAAGCATCCCGATGAACGGCGCCGGACGGCACCATGCGCACGAGCTGGCGCAGGACCTCGAGACCAAAAGTTACTACGACGAATTTTCGCAAGCGTACGAACGCCACCGTCTGCCCAACGACCCCGTCGGTTACCACGCCTTGATCGACGACCTCGAGGTGCGCCTCGTCGAGCGCTACGGCAAAGGTCAGAGCATCCTCGAGTGCGGTTGTGGCACCGGCTTGCTCCTGTCGCGCTTCGCCGGCTTTGCCAGCACCGTGAGCGGCATCGACCTGTCGCCGGGCATGCTCTCGCGCGCCCGCGACCGCGGTCTCACCGTGGAAGAAGGCTCCGTCACCAAGCTTCCCTTCGAGGACGCGAGCTTCGACGTCACGTGTGCCTTCAAGGTGCTCGCCCACGTGCCCGATATCGGCCGCGCGCTCTCGGAGATGGTTCGCGTCACGCGCCCCGGCGGTGTCGTTCTCGCCGAGTTTTACAACCCGATCAGCTTTCGCGGCTTGGTCAAACGGTTCGGCCCGGCCGGGAAGATCTCGCGCCAGACCAAGGAAGATGCGGTCTACACGCGCTTCGATCCGCCGTGGGTCATCTCGAAGATTATTCCCGCCAATGCGCGATTCGAACGCGCCTACGGCATCCGTATCGTCACGCCGGCGGCCGTTGCCCTGAAAATTCCGGGCGTTGGTTCGCTTCTGCGTCGCGCCGAGGAAAAGCTGGCCGACACATCCCTGGCATATTTCGGTGGGTTCTACGTTGCAGTCTTGCGACGAAACTCGATCGCGTAA
- a CDS encoding oxidoreductase → MNDHKNEGREAPVGVGVIGFGMASRIFHLPAIAAVPELRLAAIVQRQGDEARAAYPQAKLVRSVDELLADPDIQLVVIATPNDSHFSLAEKSLLSNKHTVVDKPFTIHLHEAERLAALSRERNTLLTVFQNRRYDGDFLTVRDLVSKGTLGRLVRYEAYYDRFRPEVRKRWREQAGEGTGILYDLGPHIIDQALELFGLPESVDARIFREREGAQTDDAFEIALRYPDLRVQLGANMLAAAQRPRFYLRGSQGTFVKYGVDPQEAELLAGNHYASANWGEEKEDAWGTVFSVPTGDKAIHQKIATQRGDYRAYYRDVANAVRAKKDAPVTPEHGVRTMRVIELALASNRENREIQWR, encoded by the coding sequence ATGAACGACCATAAAAACGAAGGCAGAGAAGCACCCGTCGGGGTCGGCGTCATCGGTTTCGGAATGGCGAGCCGCATCTTTCATCTGCCCGCCATTGCAGCGGTGCCGGAGCTCCGCCTCGCCGCGATTGTGCAGCGCCAAGGTGACGAGGCTCGTGCAGCGTATCCGCAGGCCAAGCTCGTACGCTCGGTGGACGAGTTGCTCGCCGATCCGGACATCCAACTAGTCGTCATCGCCACACCCAACGATTCGCATTTTTCGTTGGCAGAGAAATCCCTTCTTTCGAACAAACACACGGTGGTCGACAAGCCGTTTACGATTCACCTGCACGAAGCCGAGCGCCTCGCGGCACTGTCACGCGAACGCAACACACTTCTCACCGTTTTTCAGAACCGCCGTTACGATGGAGACTTCCTCACGGTGCGCGATCTCGTGTCCAAAGGAACGCTCGGCCGCCTCGTGCGCTACGAGGCATACTACGACCGATTCCGACCCGAAGTGCGCAAACGCTGGCGCGAGCAGGCGGGCGAGGGCACGGGCATTCTTTACGACCTGGGACCTCACATCATCGATCAGGCACTCGAGCTCTTCGGGCTTCCCGAATCGGTCGACGCGCGCATTTTCCGGGAACGCGAGGGCGCCCAAACCGATGATGCATTCGAAATCGCTCTGCGCTATCCCGACCTGCGCGTCCAGCTCGGAGCCAACATGCTCGCCGCAGCGCAGCGTCCGCGATTTTATCTTCGTGGCTCGCAAGGCACCTTCGTCAAATATGGCGTCGACCCGCAAGAGGCCGAGCTCCTCGCTGGCAATCATTATGCGTCCGCCAATTGGGGCGAAGAAAAAGAAGATGCGTGGGGAACTGTATTCTCGGTACCGACTGGGGACAAAGCGATCCACCAGAAGATTGCGACGCAACGCGGCGATTACCGCGCTTACTACCGCGATGTTGCCAATGCAGTTCGCGCCAAAAAAGACGCTCCCGTGACGCCCGAACATGGAGTCCGCACAATGCGCGTTATCGAACTTGCACTCGCGAGCAATCGCGAGAATCGCGAAATACAATGGCGATAA
- a CDS encoding lysozyme, with amino-acid sequence MNVNFRLSRMVCRNAWMAGAILLLGVGCAAPAEGQDPETDTQNDDLRAGSEDHTAGSQIRLHEGADAPEMLTESADAVAATVLGCDVSGHQGNVNWAAAWNAGARFCYVKATEGTSYRNPYFAQQYNGSYNQGMIRGAYHFALPNNSSGTAQADFFVDHGGGWSSDGKTLPPALDMEYNPYGATCYGLSAASMVQWVRDFSNRVHARTRKYPMIYTSTSWWSQCTGNNGSFGSTNPLWIPRYGSSVGTLPAGWGFHTIWQYADSGSMPGDQNRFNGAYDRLQALATNPD; translated from the coding sequence ATGAACGTGAATTTCCGATTGAGCAGAATGGTTTGTCGCAATGCATGGATGGCGGGCGCCATCCTGCTTCTGGGAGTCGGCTGCGCTGCTCCCGCCGAAGGCCAGGACCCCGAGACGGATACCCAAAACGACGATCTCAGGGCAGGTTCGGAGGACCACACCGCCGGCTCCCAAATCCGATTGCACGAGGGAGCCGATGCCCCCGAAATGCTAACGGAGTCGGCGGACGCAGTGGCCGCCACGGTGCTGGGCTGTGACGTGAGCGGTCACCAAGGCAACGTGAATTGGGCGGCCGCTTGGAACGCGGGTGCGAGGTTCTGCTATGTCAAAGCGACCGAAGGCACTTCGTACCGCAATCCATATTTCGCGCAGCAGTACAATGGCTCGTACAACCAGGGGATGATCCGCGGCGCGTACCACTTCGCGCTGCCGAACAACTCCAGCGGTACGGCGCAGGCCGACTTCTTCGTCGATCACGGCGGAGGCTGGTCGTCCGACGGCAAGACACTGCCCCCCGCGCTCGACATGGAATACAACCCGTATGGAGCCACGTGCTACGGCTTGAGCGCGGCCTCCATGGTTCAGTGGGTGCGCGATTTCTCCAATCGGGTCCACGCGCGCACGCGCAAATATCCGATGATTTACACCAGCACGAGCTGGTGGTCGCAATGCACTGGAAACAACGGCAGCTTCGGCAGCACGAACCCGCTGTGGATTCCGCGCTACGGCTCCAGCGTGGGTACCTTGCCCGCGGGCTGGGGTTTCCACACCATCTGGCAATACGCCGATTCGGGATCGATGCCCGGCGACCAAAACCGTTTCAACGGAGCCTACGATCGGCTGCAGGCGCTCGCGACGAATCCCGATTGA
- a CDS encoding lysozyme, with amino-acid sequence MKRPIWIMSASFVAIGCVAPTEQSESETLALGSIDHTAGSQVRLHEGTAIDVRGADALVVQTPGCDVSSHQGSVNWASAANAGAKFSYIKATEGTSYKNPYFAEQYQGCRDAGLICGAYHFALPNTSNATAQADFFVDNGGGWSADGKTLPPSLDIEYNPYGSTCYGLSASAMVAWVREFSNRVKARTNRYPTIYTSTSWWSQCTGNNATFGTTNPLWVPRYGSSVGTLPAGWSYQTIWQHADSGPLPGDQDRFNGAPDRLQVFASTPD; translated from the coding sequence GTGAAACGCCCTATTTGGATAATGAGCGCCAGTTTCGTCGCGATTGGCTGCGTAGCTCCAACCGAGCAATCCGAGAGTGAAACGCTGGCCCTGGGCTCCATCGATCATACGGCTGGCTCGCAAGTTCGTCTGCACGAGGGCACGGCCATCGATGTGCGGGGTGCGGACGCCCTGGTCGTGCAGACGCCGGGGTGCGATGTCAGCAGCCATCAGGGAAGTGTCAATTGGGCTTCCGCCGCCAACGCCGGCGCGAAATTCTCATACATCAAAGCCACCGAGGGCACGTCGTACAAGAATCCTTATTTCGCGGAGCAATACCAAGGTTGCCGCGATGCGGGATTGATTTGCGGCGCCTACCATTTCGCATTGCCCAACACCTCCAATGCCACTGCCCAAGCCGACTTCTTCGTCGACAACGGTGGAGGTTGGTCGGCCGATGGCAAAACGCTGCCGCCTTCTTTGGACATCGAATACAACCCTTACGGGAGCACCTGTTATGGCCTCAGCGCGAGTGCCATGGTCGCCTGGGTGCGCGAATTCTCCAATCGTGTAAAGGCCCGCACGAATCGTTACCCCACGATTTACACGAGCACGAGCTGGTGGTCGCAATGCACCGGCAACAACGCGACCTTCGGCACCACGAACCCCCTCTGGGTTCCCCGCTACGGCTCCAGCGTCGGCACCTTGCCCGCCGGCTGGAGCTACCAGACCATCTGGCAACACGCCGACTCCGGCCCCCTCCCCGGCGACCAAGACCGCTTCAACGGCGCCCCCGACCGCCTCCAAGTCTTCGCCTCTACCCCCGATTAG
- a CDS encoding GMC family oxidoreductase N-terminal domain-containing protein produces the protein MRTIVVGAGSAGAVMAARLTEDARHEVVLVEAGPDYPLAEGAELPPDLRNGRKNSMRRHDWGYIYRATSSRFWSALPMAYPRGRVVGGSSAVNTCIALRGQPYDYDEWASLGLPEWSWEHCLPAFKRLERDLDFDNEWHGREGPIPIRRHTPSELVPWQATFLEACAELGFEACADTNDPTTTGAGPHAMNKVNGERMSAARTYLTARVRARPNLRIVPDTLVRRVRVTNRRAQGVEVERFGRVFTLDADRVVLAGGAVATPGILLRSGIGPRDELARLGVELVAHVPGVGSRLLDHPGCAIFFWPHKAGFSSIEHPIVQTTNRYGAAGSSCPNDMQIQPGSFVPLGPSLPGVTLAVCLGKPRGAGRIHFPSARADAAPVLDTRLLDDEQDQERMREALRIIGRLAQTKAITAVARIVYPRNPFDKKGELRTPLRQITGSGYHPCGTVPMGPDSDPDAATDGRGRVRGLEGLVVADASLMPTIPSSNTNLPSLMIGERFGEWLREP, from the coding sequence ATGCGAACGATCGTCGTGGGTGCGGGTTCCGCGGGGGCGGTGATGGCGGCACGCCTCACCGAGGATGCTCGGCACGAAGTGGTGCTCGTCGAGGCGGGGCCGGATTACCCTCTCGCAGAAGGTGCGGAGCTACCGCCGGATCTTCGCAACGGGCGGAAAAATTCCATGCGCCGCCACGATTGGGGCTACATCTACCGCGCGACCTCGAGCCGATTTTGGAGCGCGCTGCCGATGGCGTACCCGCGCGGGCGCGTGGTGGGCGGTTCGTCCGCGGTGAACACGTGCATCGCGTTGCGCGGGCAGCCGTACGACTACGACGAGTGGGCATCGCTGGGCCTGCCAGAGTGGTCCTGGGAGCACTGTTTGCCGGCGTTCAAGCGTCTCGAGCGCGATTTGGACTTCGACAATGAATGGCATGGGCGGGAGGGCCCCATCCCGATTCGGCGCCACACGCCGAGTGAACTCGTGCCGTGGCAGGCGACATTTCTCGAAGCGTGTGCCGAGCTCGGGTTCGAGGCATGCGCGGATACGAACGATCCGACGACGACCGGCGCGGGCCCGCACGCGATGAACAAGGTGAATGGCGAGCGCATGAGCGCGGCGCGTACGTATTTGACGGCGCGGGTGCGTGCCCGCCCGAATTTGCGCATCGTGCCCGACACCTTGGTGCGACGCGTGCGTGTGACGAACCGGCGGGCGCAGGGCGTGGAGGTGGAGCGGTTTGGGCGTGTGTTCACGTTGGATGCCGATCGCGTGGTGCTTGCGGGCGGCGCGGTGGCGACACCGGGCATCTTGCTGCGCTCGGGCATTGGGCCGCGCGACGAGCTGGCGCGTCTCGGTGTGGAGTTGGTGGCGCACGTGCCGGGGGTAGGCTCGCGCCTGTTGGACCATCCGGGGTGTGCGATTTTCTTTTGGCCGCACAAGGCGGGCTTTTCGAGCATCGAGCATCCCATCGTGCAGACGACGAACCGGTACGGCGCGGCGGGGAGTTCGTGCCCGAACGACATGCAGATTCAGCCCGGGTCCTTCGTGCCGCTCGGTCCTTCGCTTCCCGGGGTGACCTTGGCGGTGTGCCTGGGCAAGCCCCGCGGCGCAGGGCGCATCCATTTTCCGTCGGCCCGTGCAGACGCCGCGCCGGTGCTCGATACGCGGCTCCTGGACGACGAGCAGGACCAGGAGCGCATGCGGGAGGCGCTTCGCATCATCGGCCGCCTCGCGCAGACGAAAGCGATTACCGCCGTCGCGCGCATCGTGTACCCGCGCAACCCCTTCGACAAGAAGGGCGAGCTGCGCACGCCTCTTCGTCAGATCACCGGATCGGGCTACCACCCGTGCGGAACGGTCCCCATGGGCCCGGATTCGGATCCCGACGCGGCGACGGATGGCCGCGGTCGCGTGCGCGGCCTCGAGGGCCTGGTGGTGGCCGACGCGAGCCTGATGCCCACGATTCCAAGCTCGAACACGAACCTCCCGTCCCTCATGATCGGCGAACGCTTCGGCGAGTGGCTGCGCGAACCCTAA